A region of Kribbella sp. NBC_01245 DNA encodes the following proteins:
- a CDS encoding histidine phosphatase family protein, giving the protein MTLIYLVRHGEPDYEPIDSRGWPGLSAGLATLTPVGIKQAQAVADELSGVGANYLVTSPYTRAIQSASVIGHRLALGVRVDFDFGDWLPDTAGSWRGPADVRAAAAELTEFDGEWPDGVPRNWEPLSRVRERARAAMRRCTTITDGPILVITHNRVIQAITGEANTPHGGHHRLWFDPDA; this is encoded by the coding sequence GTGACACTGATCTACCTGGTCCGGCACGGCGAGCCGGACTACGAACCGATCGACAGCCGCGGTTGGCCCGGCCTGTCCGCCGGACTCGCCACGTTGACCCCGGTCGGCATCAAACAGGCCCAGGCCGTAGCCGACGAGCTCAGCGGCGTCGGCGCGAACTACTTGGTCACCTCGCCGTACACCCGGGCCATCCAAAGTGCCAGCGTGATCGGGCATCGGCTGGCGCTCGGCGTCCGGGTCGACTTCGATTTCGGCGACTGGTTGCCCGATACCGCCGGCAGCTGGCGCGGTCCGGCCGACGTACGGGCCGCCGCCGCGGAGCTGACCGAGTTCGACGGCGAGTGGCCCGACGGCGTACCGCGTAATTGGGAGCCGCTCTCCCGCGTCCGCGAACGCGCTCGCGCCGCCATGCGGCGCTGCACCACGATCACCGACGGCCCCATCCTGGTCATCACCCACAACCGCGTAATCCAGGCGATCACCGGCGAAGCCAACACACCGCACGGCGGCCATCACCGCCTCTGGTTCGACCCGGATGCCTGA
- a CDS encoding fluoride efflux transporter FluC yields MPDPPRLSATLTVIAVGGAVGAVCRYGLAEAIPHSPGAFPWATFATNVLGCLLIGALLAWLHDSRRDRPLLAAFAATGVLGGFTTFSTYAVETRGLLADHPVTAFVYLFGTLAAALIAVFAGGSAVRATRR; encoded by the coding sequence ATGCCTGACCCCCCACGGCTGTCGGCCACTCTCACGGTGATCGCCGTCGGCGGTGCGGTCGGTGCCGTCTGCCGGTACGGGCTGGCCGAGGCGATCCCGCATTCCCCGGGCGCCTTCCCCTGGGCGACCTTCGCAACGAACGTCCTCGGGTGCCTGCTGATCGGCGCGCTGCTCGCCTGGCTCCATGATTCTCGCCGCGATCGGCCGCTGCTCGCCGCCTTCGCCGCGACGGGGGTGCTCGGCGGTTTCACCACCTTTTCGACGTACGCCGTGGAGACGCGCGGCCTGCTTGCGGACCACCCGGTGACCGCCTTCGTCTACCTGTTCGGCACCCTTGCCGCCGCACTGATCGCAGTATTCGCCGGCGGATCAGCCGTTCGGGCGACCCGACGATGA
- the crcB gene encoding fluoride efflux transporter CrcB, which produces MSLLLVAAGAAVGAPLRYLVDRWITRLTGGSFPWGILLVNVLGSFVLGLTATHSDRVVSLLIGVGFCGAFTTYSTFAALTVGLAESQRPRAALANALLSLTACLLAALLGHALST; this is translated from the coding sequence ATGAGCCTGCTGCTGGTTGCTGCCGGTGCCGCGGTCGGCGCGCCGCTGCGCTATCTGGTGGATCGCTGGATCACGCGGCTGACGGGCGGCTCGTTCCCGTGGGGAATCCTGCTGGTCAACGTGCTGGGCAGTTTCGTACTCGGCCTGACCGCCACCCATTCCGATCGAGTGGTCTCGCTGCTGATCGGCGTCGGCTTCTGCGGCGCCTTCACGACGTACAGCACCTTCGCCGCCCTCACCGTCGGCCTCGCCGAGTCGCAACGCCCGCGCGCCGCCCTCGCCAACGCCCTCCTCAGCCTCACCGCCTGCCTACTAGCTGCCCTCCTCGGGCACGCCCTCAGCACCTAA
- a CDS encoding TetR/AcrR family transcriptional regulator has product MPTKGRPAVAEPAEARQTEARQARGKRADAMRNQEKLLAAAAEVFVSSGIDAPIREIAAKAGVGTGTIYRNFPTRADLVVAVYRHQVEACAEAGPVLLANSADPLTALRQWIELFVDFLVTKHGLANALQPDSSGFAALHTYFLDRLLPVCAQLLDAAVDAGEIRPGLQPYELMRGVGNLCIGHDSDPRYDPRRLVALLLQGLRQPQP; this is encoded by the coding sequence ATGCCCACCAAAGGCCGGCCCGCTGTAGCCGAGCCTGCTGAAGCTCGGCAGACCGAAGCTCGGCAGGCCCGGGGCAAGCGGGCCGACGCGATGCGCAACCAGGAGAAGCTCCTGGCTGCCGCCGCTGAGGTGTTCGTCAGCTCCGGCATCGATGCGCCGATCCGTGAGATCGCGGCCAAGGCAGGCGTCGGGACGGGAACGATCTACCGCAACTTCCCGACCCGGGCGGATCTCGTCGTCGCCGTCTACCGTCACCAGGTCGAGGCCTGCGCCGAGGCCGGGCCGGTCCTGCTGGCCAACAGCGCCGATCCGCTCACGGCGCTCCGGCAGTGGATCGAGCTTTTCGTCGACTTCCTGGTCACGAAACACGGACTTGCCAACGCGCTGCAACCGGACAGCAGCGGATTCGCCGCGCTCCACACCTACTTCCTGGACCGCTTGCTGCCCGTCTGCGCGCAGCTGCTCGACGCCGCGGTCGACGCGGGCGAGATCAGGCCAGGTCTGCAGCCGTACGAGCTGATGCGTGGCGTCGGCAACCTCTGCATCGGACACGACAGCGACCCCCGCTACGACCCCCGCCGCTTGGTTGCCCTACTCCTCCAAGGACTCCGGCAACCCCAGCCATAA
- a CDS encoding alpha/beta hydrolase family protein, whose product MNASAATTGTFGSPTPVISLSPVALSVPGRPVDLEVRVSAPATGTDLPVILLSHGHGGSNHLSSLNGYSPLANYWAAYGFVVIQPTHLSSATLSHLVADAPGAPYFSRSRAEDMTHILDQLAVIENAVPHLAGRMNHDDIAVAGHSLGGLTASLLLGARITDPDDGEEVTLLEPRIKRGVLFAAPGRGDVLNGWMADVISFMRTIDFSTMTTPALIVAGDKDDSQHFTDMGPDWHADPYHLAPGPKSLLTVFGGEHLLGGITGYDAAETTDENPERVAAIGKLTSAYLRTQFHPGDSAWQVARDELTTGADALGRVDSKPAIDAPAR is encoded by the coding sequence ATGAATGCATCGGCTGCCACCACCGGCACCTTCGGCTCGCCCACGCCCGTCATCTCGCTCAGCCCGGTAGCGCTCTCCGTACCCGGGCGCCCCGTCGACCTTGAGGTGCGCGTCTCCGCACCCGCGACCGGAACCGATCTACCGGTCATCCTCCTGTCACACGGCCACGGCGGTTCGAACCACCTCTCCTCGCTCAACGGCTACAGCCCGCTCGCCAACTATTGGGCGGCGTACGGCTTTGTCGTCATCCAGCCGACCCACCTCAGCTCCGCGACGCTGAGCCACCTGGTCGCCGACGCCCCCGGCGCGCCCTACTTCTCGCGTTCGCGCGCCGAGGACATGACGCACATCCTTGACCAGCTCGCCGTGATCGAGAACGCCGTGCCGCACCTCGCCGGGCGCATGAACCACGACGATATCGCCGTTGCCGGGCACTCGCTCGGCGGCCTCACCGCCAGTCTCCTGCTGGGCGCCCGCATCACCGACCCGGACGATGGGGAGGAAGTGACTTTGCTCGAGCCCCGGATCAAGCGCGGTGTGCTGTTCGCCGCGCCCGGCCGCGGCGACGTACTGAACGGCTGGATGGCCGACGTCATCTCGTTCATGCGGACCATCGACTTCTCCACCATGACCACGCCCGCGCTGATCGTTGCCGGTGACAAGGACGATTCCCAGCACTTCACGGACATGGGCCCGGACTGGCACGCCGATCCGTACCACCTCGCTCCAGGCCCCAAGAGCCTGCTCACCGTGTTCGGCGGGGAGCACCTCCTGGGCGGAATCACCGGGTACGACGCCGCCGAGACCACCGACGAGAACCCCGAACGGGTCGCGGCGATCGGGAAGCTCACGTCGGCGTACCTCCGCACCCAGTTCCACCCCGGCGACAGCGCCTGGCAAGTGGCGCGCGACGAGCTGACGACCGGCGCCGACGCGCTCGGACGAGTCGACTCCAAACCAGCCATCGACGCACCAGCCCGGTAA
- a CDS encoding WhiB family transcriptional regulator: MSRGMPRLPAPLMDLWDWQSQAACRDVNPELFFSPESERGVRKRAREMVAKSLCGTCPVQPECRQHALSVGEPYGVWGGTTESERDNVILPEHRKSA, from the coding sequence ATGTCGAGAGGGATGCCTCGCCTACCCGCGCCGCTCATGGATCTCTGGGACTGGCAGTCCCAAGCTGCATGCAGGGACGTCAACCCGGAGCTCTTCTTTTCCCCCGAGTCCGAGCGGGGTGTGCGCAAAAGGGCACGCGAAATGGTGGCCAAGTCGCTTTGCGGCACCTGTCCGGTCCAGCCCGAGTGCCGGCAGCACGCGCTGTCCGTGGGCGAACCGTATGGGGTCTGGGGTGGAACCACCGAATCCGAGCGGGACAACGTGATCCTGCCCGAACACCGCAAGTCCGCCTGA
- a CDS encoding PLD nuclease N-terminal domain-containing protein, producing the protein MVRILPFLISLVLSIYALFSCIQTRDEDVPHLPKLIWIVLIVLVPFVGPITWILMSRAHLRKQQVPGRAGHPSAGPRRPAPRSVAPDDDPEFLAWLAKNRPASDRPTDRTDGKPGANDGKLGKSGKTGSEDGKSGGKPGAEGGGKPTGGKSDPPRDPRADKPTDTTDPDDGEAGSPAR; encoded by the coding sequence GTGGTCCGAATTCTGCCGTTTTTGATCAGCCTGGTGCTCAGCATCTACGCGCTCTTCTCCTGCATCCAGACGCGGGATGAGGATGTGCCGCATCTGCCCAAGCTGATCTGGATTGTCCTGATCGTGCTGGTGCCATTCGTGGGGCCGATTACCTGGATCCTGATGTCGCGGGCGCATCTGCGTAAGCAGCAGGTGCCGGGGCGGGCTGGGCATCCGAGTGCTGGGCCACGACGGCCCGCGCCGCGTTCGGTCGCGCCGGATGATGATCCCGAGTTCCTCGCCTGGCTGGCCAAGAACCGCCCGGCGTCCGATCGCCCGACTGACCGGACGGACGGCAAGCCGGGCGCCAACGACGGCAAGTTAGGCAAGTCAGGCAAGACCGGCAGCGAGGACGGCAAGTCAGGCGGCAAGCCCGGCGCCGAAGGTGGCGGCAAGCCGACTGGCGGCAAGAGTGATCCGCCGCGGGATCCGAGGGCCGACAAGCCGACGGACACGACCGACCCCGACGACGGCGAAGCCGGCAGCCCCGCCCGCTGA
- a CDS encoding ABC transporter permease has translation MPRLDTALSDSAAVEAGLDALDAPVSGQDQSGRDRLARIAGKALPPVLVIVVLVLIWQALWAAAIWPEFKLPAPAAVGAEIWKLVTTGEILGLFWVSVHRAVIGFAISLLIAIPLGLAIANIQLVRRGVGPLVSGLQSLPSVAWVPAAVLWFGLNDRAIYWVVLLGAVPSIANGLVSGLDQVPPILPRVGKVLGAGRISGIRHILLPAALPGFLGGLKQGWAFSWRSLMAAELIATSPDLGEGLGQYLHNAMSLSDISLVFAGVLLIFIVGVGIELAIFRPLENSVLKSRGLTRSTT, from the coding sequence ATGCCGCGGCTTGATACGGCTCTGTCCGACTCGGCGGCGGTCGAGGCGGGCCTCGATGCGCTCGACGCGCCGGTCTCGGGTCAGGACCAGTCGGGCCGGGATCGGCTGGCGCGAATTGCCGGCAAGGCGCTGCCGCCGGTGCTCGTCATCGTCGTACTCGTCCTGATCTGGCAGGCGCTTTGGGCGGCCGCGATCTGGCCCGAGTTCAAGCTGCCCGCACCCGCGGCCGTCGGTGCCGAGATCTGGAAACTGGTCACGACCGGCGAGATCCTCGGCCTGTTCTGGGTATCGGTCCACCGGGCTGTCATCGGCTTCGCCATCTCCCTGCTGATCGCGATCCCGCTGGGTCTGGCGATCGCGAACATCCAGCTCGTACGACGCGGCGTCGGACCGCTCGTCTCGGGTTTGCAAAGCCTGCCGTCGGTCGCGTGGGTCCCGGCGGCCGTGCTGTGGTTCGGCCTGAACGACCGGGCCATCTACTGGGTCGTGCTGCTCGGCGCCGTACCGTCGATCGCGAACGGCCTCGTGTCGGGCCTCGACCAGGTCCCGCCCATCCTGCCCCGCGTCGGCAAGGTCCTCGGCGCCGGCCGAATCAGCGGCATCCGGCACATCCTGCTCCCGGCGGCGCTGCCCGGATTCCTGGGTGGACTCAAACAAGGCTGGGCCTTTTCGTGGCGCTCGCTGATGGCGGCCGAACTCATCGCCACCTCGCCCGACCTGGGCGAAGGTCTCGGGCAATACCTCCACAACGCGATGTCCCTGTCCGACATCTCCCTCGTCTTCGCCGGCGTACTGCTCATCTTCATCGTCGGCGTCGGCATCGAACTGGCCATCTTCCGCCCCCTCGAGAACTCGGTGCTCAAATCCCGAGGCCTAACCCGCTCCACCACTTAA
- a CDS encoding ABC transporter ATP-binding protein produces MTATVVRSVVGSPVRFNGVGKVFGRGRRAVTALDGVDLQVEAGEFVCLLGASGCGKTTLLNLVAGLDEPTTGSIELNSSRPAVVFQEPALMPWLTAAGNVELPLRLAGQSKAVRRAKALELLELVRLAGVGDKRPHELSGGMRQRVALARALASTADHVDAPGRVDGSGRVDGSGRVDGSGRVDGADHVDRSGRPSLLLMDEPFSALDAITRDVLQSELLRIWAATGTAILFVTHDVREAVRLGQRVVLLSSRPGRVVQEWTVDGLTGAAETAAIDEVNTALRKVISSHAAA; encoded by the coding sequence ATGACCGCGACGGTCGTTCGAAGTGTGGTGGGGAGCCCGGTTCGGTTCAACGGGGTCGGCAAGGTGTTCGGACGGGGGCGCCGGGCGGTGACAGCGCTGGATGGCGTCGACCTGCAGGTGGAGGCGGGGGAGTTCGTCTGCCTGCTCGGCGCCTCGGGTTGTGGGAAGACGACCCTGCTGAACCTCGTCGCGGGGCTGGACGAACCGACCACCGGCTCGATCGAACTCAACTCGTCGCGCCCGGCCGTGGTGTTCCAGGAGCCGGCGCTGATGCCGTGGCTGACGGCCGCGGGCAACGTCGAACTGCCGCTGCGGTTGGCCGGCCAGTCCAAGGCGGTACGGCGGGCGAAGGCGTTGGAGTTGCTGGAGCTGGTACGGCTTGCGGGTGTCGGGGACAAGCGGCCGCACGAGCTCTCCGGCGGTATGCGCCAGCGGGTCGCGTTGGCCCGGGCTCTGGCGTCAACCGCGGACCACGTCGATGCGCCGGGCCGCGTTGACGGGTCGGGCCGGGTTGACGGGTCGGGCCGGGTTGACGGGTCGGGCCGCGTTGATGGGGCGGATCACGTTGATCGGTCGGGGCGGCCGTCGTTGTTGTTGATGGATGAGCCGTTCTCCGCGTTGGACGCGATCACGCGCGACGTACTGCAGTCCGAGTTGCTCCGGATCTGGGCGGCGACCGGTACGGCGATCCTGTTCGTGACGCATGACGTACGCGAAGCGGTACGACTCGGCCAGCGCGTGGTGCTGCTCTCGTCCCGCCCGGGTCGCGTCGTACAGGAGTGGACCGTCGACGGCCTAACCGGTGCCGCCGAGACCGCCGCGATCGATGAGGTCAACACCGCGTTGCGAAAGGTGATCAGCAGTCATGCCGCGGCTTGA
- a CDS encoding ABC transporter substrate-binding protein, which produces MRSKLRLTALAAAVTLLAVGCSRADAGDSPDAATDKGAAAELRLGYFPNVTHAAALVGLDKGLYAKELGDTKLVPTKFNAGPEAVGALLGGSLDATFIGSGPAINAYAKSNGEAVRLIAGATSGGAQLVVRDGIAKPEDLVGKTVVTPQLGNTQDVSLKKWLAEKSLTGKVKVTNLENAQTLDAFKKGEVDAAWLPEPWSSRLVLDAGAMVLLDEKTLWPEGKFPTTVLIVRTQFLQEHPQTVQALLAGLVGSIDAINADKAAAKESINKQLKDLTGKALKPAVIDRAFGNITVTADPVAAQFPQLAKDQVTAGIAENAPAVAGFADLGPLNDVLAKAGKPIVDAAGLDQK; this is translated from the coding sequence ATGCGAAGCAAACTCCGCCTTACCGCCTTAGCCGCTGCCGTGACGCTGCTGGCCGTTGGCTGCTCCCGGGCCGATGCCGGCGATTCGCCCGATGCCGCGACCGACAAAGGTGCGGCCGCCGAACTGCGACTCGGCTACTTCCCGAATGTCACGCACGCCGCCGCGCTCGTCGGCCTCGATAAGGGCCTGTACGCCAAGGAGCTCGGTGATACGAAGCTCGTGCCGACCAAGTTCAACGCCGGGCCCGAGGCCGTTGGCGCGTTGCTCGGTGGTTCGCTCGACGCGACGTTCATCGGCTCCGGTCCGGCGATCAACGCGTACGCGAAGTCGAACGGCGAGGCGGTCCGCCTGATCGCCGGTGCCACGTCGGGCGGCGCCCAGCTCGTCGTACGGGATGGAATCGCCAAGCCCGAAGACCTCGTCGGCAAGACCGTGGTCACGCCGCAGCTCGGCAACACGCAAGACGTCTCGCTGAAGAAGTGGTTGGCCGAGAAGAGCCTGACCGGCAAGGTCAAGGTCACCAACCTCGAGAACGCCCAGACGCTCGACGCCTTCAAGAAGGGCGAGGTGGATGCGGCCTGGTTGCCCGAACCGTGGTCGTCTCGACTGGTGCTGGACGCGGGCGCGATGGTGCTGCTCGACGAGAAGACCCTCTGGCCGGAAGGCAAGTTCCCGACGACCGTGCTGATCGTGCGGACGCAGTTCCTGCAGGAGCACCCGCAGACGGTCCAGGCCTTGCTGGCTGGCCTGGTCGGATCGATCGACGCGATCAATGCGGATAAGGCCGCCGCGAAGGAGTCGATCAACAAACAGCTGAAGGACCTCACCGGTAAAGCGCTCAAGCCGGCGGTGATCGACCGGGCCTTCGGCAACATCACGGTGACAGCCGATCCGGTCGCGGCCCAGTTCCCGCAGCTGGCCAAGGACCAGGTCACCGCGGGTATCGCCGAGAACGCGCCGGCCGTCGCGGGATTCGCGGACCTCGGACCGCTGAACGACGTACTGGCCAAAGCAGGTAAGCCCATCGTCGACGCGGCGGGGCTGGACCAGAAGTAG
- a CDS encoding sulfite exporter TauE/SafE family protein, whose amino-acid sequence MRRLVLIALLGSLAQLVDGTLGMAYGVTATTALLITGITPAVASASVHLAEVGTTLASGLSHWRFGNIDWRVVALIGLPGGVGAFAGATFLSGLSTESASLWVAFLLALLGVYLLVRFATGRVRAVVQGRVGGRFLGPLGLVAGFIDATGGGGWGPVATSSLLSSGKLEPRKTVGSVSAAEFVVAIAASVGFLIGLGKENIPFGIVAALLVGGVIAAPLAAWLVSRLPTRWLGVGVAGVLILTNGRTLLNGLGVADGYRYLVYAGVLAAWAVVVLRGFQTERVSATADLDAELAELESAARR is encoded by the coding sequence GTGCGTCGTCTCGTCCTGATCGCCTTGCTCGGTTCCCTTGCCCAACTCGTCGACGGCACCCTCGGCATGGCCTATGGCGTCACCGCCACCACCGCCCTGCTGATCACCGGTATCACCCCAGCCGTCGCCTCCGCGTCGGTTCACCTCGCCGAGGTGGGCACGACTCTCGCCTCCGGTTTATCGCACTGGCGCTTCGGCAATATCGACTGGCGCGTGGTCGCGCTGATCGGCCTGCCCGGTGGGGTCGGCGCCTTCGCGGGTGCCACCTTCCTGTCCGGCCTGTCGACCGAATCGGCCTCGCTCTGGGTGGCGTTCCTGCTCGCCCTGCTCGGCGTCTATTTGCTGGTGCGGTTCGCGACCGGCAGGGTCCGGGCAGTCGTTCAGGGCCGGGTCGGCGGTAGATTCCTCGGCCCGCTCGGGCTGGTCGCGGGCTTCATCGACGCGACGGGCGGTGGCGGCTGGGGTCCGGTCGCGACCTCGTCACTGCTCAGCAGCGGCAAGCTCGAACCGCGCAAGACCGTCGGGTCGGTCAGCGCGGCCGAGTTCGTGGTGGCGATCGCGGCAAGCGTCGGCTTCCTGATCGGGCTCGGCAAGGAGAACATCCCGTTCGGCATCGTCGCCGCTCTGCTCGTCGGCGGTGTGATCGCGGCGCCGCTCGCGGCCTGGCTGGTGTCCCGGCTGCCCACCCGCTGGCTGGGTGTTGGTGTCGCCGGCGTGCTGATCCTCACGAACGGCCGCACACTGCTGAACGGTCTCGGCGTCGCGGACGGTTACCGCTACCTGGTGTACGCCGGAGTGCTGGCCGCTTGGGCGGTCGTCGTCCTGCGCGGCTTCCAGACCGAGCGCGTCTCCGCCACCGCTGACCTCGATGCCGAACTGGCCGAGCTGGAGTCCGCGGCTCGCCGCTGA
- a CDS encoding putative leader peptide yields MRITANRPADALTRRRHVDLLRVNSSGC; encoded by the coding sequence ATGCGAATCACCGCCAACCGTCCCGCCGACGCGCTCACGCGCCGTCGGCACGTGGACCTGTTGCGCGTGAATTCGTCTGGCTGTTGA